A genomic window from Punica granatum isolate Tunisia-2019 chromosome 2, ASM765513v2, whole genome shotgun sequence includes:
- the LOC116195788 gene encoding axial regulator YABBY 5 isoform X2 produces MSSCVDIAATPDQLCYIPCNFCHIVLAVSVPCSSLLDVVTIRCGHCANLWSVNMAAAYHSSSSSSSSSSWPDLHHHQIPKQDYRIDSASSSKSKNKVAAVRAPPPKLNEERVVNRPPEKRQRVPSAYNQFIKEEIQRIKANNPDISHREAFSTAAKNWAHFPHIHFGLMLQTNNQPQLESSAEKHVMMPRAALHK; encoded by the exons ATGTCAAGCTGCGTGGACATCGCCGCAACCCCTGACCAGCTGTGCTACATCCCTTGCAACTTTTGCCATATAGTGCTTGCG GTGAGTGTCCCATGCAGCAGCTTGCTTGACGTAGTCACTATAAGATGCGGGCACTGTGCTAACCTGTGGTCTGTAAACATGGCCGCCGCCTAccactcttcttcttcttcttcgtcttcttcttcctggccCGATCTGCATCATCACCAG ATTCCCAAACAAGATTACAGGATTGACAGTGCTTCCTCATCGAAAAGCAAGAACAAGGTTGCAGCAGTCCGAGCACCACCACCAAAACTTAATGAGGAGAGGGTTGTCAATCGAC CTCCCGAGAAGAGGCAGCGAGTGCCTTCAGCTTATAACCAGTTCATAAA GGAGGAGATTCAGAGGATAAAGGCCAATAACCCAGACATAAGTCACCGGGAAGCGTTTAGTACAGCTGCCAAAAAT TGGGCGCACTTTCCTCACATCCATTTCGGCCTGATGCTACAGACCAACAATCAGCCTCAGCTGGAATCT AGCGCTGAGAAGCATGTGATGATGCCGAGGGCTGCATTGCATAAATGA
- the LOC116195788 gene encoding axial regulator YABBY 5 isoform X1: MSSCVDIAATPDQLCYIPCNFCHIVLAVSVPCSSLLDVVTIRCGHCANLWSVNMAAAYHSSSSSSSSSSWPDLHHHQVQYKIPKQDYRIDSASSSKSKNKVAAVRAPPPKLNEERVVNRPPEKRQRVPSAYNQFIKEEIQRIKANNPDISHREAFSTAAKNWAHFPHIHFGLMLQTNNQPQLESSAEKHVMMPRAALHK; the protein is encoded by the exons ATGTCAAGCTGCGTGGACATCGCCGCAACCCCTGACCAGCTGTGCTACATCCCTTGCAACTTTTGCCATATAGTGCTTGCG GTGAGTGTCCCATGCAGCAGCTTGCTTGACGTAGTCACTATAAGATGCGGGCACTGTGCTAACCTGTGGTCTGTAAACATGGCCGCCGCCTAccactcttcttcttcttcttcgtcttcttcttcctggccCGATCTGCATCATCACCAGGTACAATACAAG ATTCCCAAACAAGATTACAGGATTGACAGTGCTTCCTCATCGAAAAGCAAGAACAAGGTTGCAGCAGTCCGAGCACCACCACCAAAACTTAATGAGGAGAGGGTTGTCAATCGAC CTCCCGAGAAGAGGCAGCGAGTGCCTTCAGCTTATAACCAGTTCATAAA GGAGGAGATTCAGAGGATAAAGGCCAATAACCCAGACATAAGTCACCGGGAAGCGTTTAGTACAGCTGCCAAAAAT TGGGCGCACTTTCCTCACATCCATTTCGGCCTGATGCTACAGACCAACAATCAGCCTCAGCTGGAATCT AGCGCTGAGAAGCATGTGATGATGCCGAGGGCTGCATTGCATAAATGA